The genome window TGAACGACATTGAATACCCATAGGAAATCATCTGCTTATACAGGGATTCAAGCCACTTGTCCTGCCGTCTGACGACGATAAGTATCTTTCCATTGGGAAATAGCGTATGCAGAGCCTCTGCTATGCTTTTCTTGTCTCTGAAATCCGCATTAACATGCCCTTCAAACCATTCTTCCGATACAAGGACACTCTCTTCATCAATTTGGCTAATATATTTATTAACTTTCTGCCTCAATTCTTCTATATCAAAATTATGAAAGCATTCGTTAATGATTGTTAACGATGCAGATTTTATAGGATTTTGTCCTTCTCGAGCATTTTTGCAATTCGAGATATACGGAAAAACTCTGGATTGCAAAAAAGACGACAGAGCCTTTCCCATGCCAACATGGATAACTACATTCTTTCCCATAACACCTATACACCAATAGAGTAATCCGAAAAGCAGTCTATTCCTATACCCTTTTTTTTCCATAACTCAAGTCGTGCACAACTAATGCACATAAACATCCAATCACCTTGATAGAGATGACGGAAACGCAATAAGAAAAGTTACTATTTATATACGAATAGGAGAGGAAAAGGTCACCAAGCACAGAGAAAAACGAAAAATTAAATAACATATTTCTGCAATTTCAAATAGATAGCCGCAAGACTTCGGCGTAAGTCTTAACGTCCATAAGTTCATAACAATCACCAAATGATCGAAATAGCCGTGAAGAACTACTTGCTTAGCCCTTTTCTAAAACAAATTTGCCCCAAAACAAGCCGAAGTTCGATCACTGGGAAGGCATTAAATAAAATTCAGTCGCCTTCAGAGCGACCCCTGAAAACGACTGATTACTTTCAACCAATTATTGTCTGCGCGTCAGCGCACCCGCCAGACATGGCGAACGCACCCTCCCCGCACCATTACTATATATACTAACAAACTACGACACGACCCGAACCGGCGCAGCCGCCCACCTTCCCCCAATCCTCTTCTTGAGCAGCGCCACGCCCGGCTCGAACAAACAATGCACCAGCACGGCCAGCGCCAGGGACACGAGCAGTATCCCGACGCCCAAAGGCTCCTCGAAGTTCGCCTCGAACACGGCGATGACGCTGAAATGCACCAGATAGAACGGGTAGCTGATCTTGCCCACAAGCCGGTCCCAGCTGAACCGCCGGAACCAGCGGAAGATGAACGGCATGGTCAGAAGGGTCGCGCCGGGCAGGAAGAACGGCTCGATGGCGTCCGGCACCTCGTCGGCGACAATGACCATGCACACCAGCAGCGCAAAGGCCAGCAGATCATAAAAACGCGCCCGCCCAGGCAGCCGCCTGTGTAGCCTATAAGCCAGAATCCCCAGCCCGAAGAGCCAGAACTCCAGCGGGAAGAACCGCCGCAGGATGGATACCTCGTTGCCGCCCAGGGCGATGACCACGAGCTTCAGGCACAGGCTGGCCCCCACCAGACAGAGCAACTGCCTGCTGCGCAGCCGCACCAGGAACGGGGCCAGCGCATAAAAGCACAGCTCCAGCGAAAGGGACCAGGCCTGCGGCAGCAACGCCATGGACCACAACGCCCCGTGACTGTGGGCGACCATTCCGAGCCCGCCGCCCGTTGCCGGGGCCAGGCAGAACAGGAACTCCTGGCCCACAAGACAGAGCGAGGTCCAGGCCATGACCGCGAAACCGGCCGGATCGACCAGCACGGCGTGCAGCTTGGCCGAGGCCACCATGGGATGGATGCCCAGGGACACGAACAACCCCGCGCTCAGAAGCAGCGCGAACACGTACATGGGATACAGCGTCAGGAACCGGCTGAGATAGAAATGCCCCCTGGACCGGTAGGTCTGGTCCAGGATCAGGGCCATGTAGAAGCCGGAAATGGCGAAAAAGGCCAGGACAGCCTCGTGCCCGTCCACGACCATCAGATCCTCGTGGATGGGAAAGTGCGAATGCAACACGGCAACAGCCAGTAAAAGCCGAATGATACCCACTGCATACACTCCGCCGCACGGCATGGCCGGCGCTCTTGAATTGTATGAGACCCTCATGCCCCGGAACGGGGGACAGCACAATATACGCGCTCTGCAAACTCCTTTGCAACGGGAAAAACATGGCCCGGCAACCCGGACCGGGAACGGGCCCTGTTAGAAAAGTGAAAAATACGGCAAAAAAAACTTTATTTTTCTTTCCAACCGCGTTATCAAACCCGCCCGGACCAAAAGTCTGGAAGTATATTTCTTTCGATGAAGCGGCGCCCTACGGCCCTTTGCGCAGCCGGACATCCCCGTCCCAACCCGTTCCTGGCTACGCCGAGGCAGCTCGTGACAGCTGCGACATCGCTTGACATGTGTGGACATTGCCCGTAAATGTCCCGTTCCAAGTTTGTGCAAGGAGCATTTTATTATGAAGACATATAGCCCGACTCCCGAAGACGTCCGTCAGGACTGGTACGTCGTGGACGCAACTGACAAGGTTCTCGGCCGCCTGGCCACCGAGATCGCCAACACCCTGCGCGGCAAGAACAAGCCGGAGTACTCCCATCACATAGATATGGGCGACTTCGTGGTTGTCATCAACGCCGACAAGATCAAGGTGACCGGCGACAAGCTGAACCAGAAGATGTATTACAAGCACACCGGTTTCCCCGGTGGCATCAAGTCCAAGTCTCTGGGCGAGATGCTGGAGAAGAAGCCCGAGCTGGTGATCACCACCGCAGTCAAGGGCATGCTTCCCAAGAACCGCCTGGCACGCAAGCAGATCAAAAAGCTGAAAGTGTACGCTGGTTCCGAGCATCCTCACGCTTCCCAGCAGCCCAAAACCTTGGAATTTTAAGGGGAAGAAACGATGAGCGATTTCAACTACGGTACCGGTAAAAGGAAGAACGGCATCGCCCGTACCCGTCTGTACGCTGGCTCCGGTCAGATCACCATCAACGGTCGCCCGTATGATGAGTACTTTCCGCGCAAGACCCTGCAGATGATCATCCAGCAGCCGCTGAAGATGACCAAGACCATCGACAAGCTCGACGTCAAGGTCACCTGCTCCGGCGGCGGTGTGGCAGGACAGGCCCAGGCCGTCCGTCACGGCATTGCCCGCGCCCTGTGCGAGTACGATCCGGAACTGCGCTCCGTGCTGAAGAAAGCCGGATTCCTGACCCGCGACGCTCGTAAGAAAGAACGTAAGAAGTACGGCCTGCGTGGTGCACGCGCCAGCTTCCAGTTCTCCAAGCGTTAAGCCGAGCGAAAGCTGCCATACGACTCTACAAGGTCGGTGCCTTCGGGCGCCGACCTTTTGTCGTTGTCCGCGCCATACAGTCCGCAACCGGGGTTTCGGGCGGGGATTTTCATCTACCGTGACGGGAATATTATATTTTATCAGCACTTCTTGCCACCGGTGGGCATTATCCCTATAGTCCGGCCATGGCTACGAAAAAGAAACCGCAACCACGACTGCTCTTTTCCGACGAACAAGGCCAGATATACGATCACCCCGACCTGCTGCTCATGGTGCGCAGGGGCTCGGAGTTCGGCCTTCCCCGTCCCGATGAAATCATGCCGCTCCCCGAGGAGAGCGAATTCTTCATGCTCCCGGGCCGCCACGCCGTCGGCTACAACGAAAAAGCCGGCCAGGTGGAGGTCATGGAAGAACTGGCCGTGGCCGCATTCGCCTGTCCGGGCCATACGGTCACCGGCGTCTCGGCCTATGAATCCGACCCCGACGCCCGGCCCCTGCCCCTGCTCTCCTACGCCGCCATAGGCTACGCCGAGGGCAAGTTCTGGGTCTGCGCCAAGAAGGTGGACTCGGACAAGCGCCAGGTGTTCAAGAATATTTCCCCGGACCGCATCGAAGCGGGCGCGCACCAGCTTATGCAGGAAATGCCGGGCAACCGCCTGGTCAACCACCTGGCTGGCTGCGCCCTGACCCATGGCTGTCCCGCAGCCAAGAACCTGGCCTTGGGCCGGTTCGAGTGTCCGCTGCCCACGGCCCGGACCTGCAACGCCCGTTGCGTGGGCTGCATTTCTGAGCAGCCCGAGGATTCCGGGTTCCCCTCTCCCCAGTGCCGCATCAGCTTCACGCCCTCGGCCCGGGAGATCGTGGACATCATGCGCCGCCACGAATCGCGCGAACGCCGTCCCATCTTCTCCTTCGGCCAGGGCTGCGAAGGCGAGCCCCTCACCGAGGTGGAGCTGCTGGTGGAGGCCATCAAGGCCTATCGCCACGAGGGCGGCACCGGCACCATCAACATCAACACCAACGGGTCCCGGCCCCCGGCCATGCCCGCGCTCAAGATCGCCGGAGCCAACTCCATCCGCGTCAGCCTGAACAGCGCGCGCAAGGAGCCCTACGAGGCCTACTACCGGCCCAAAGGCTACGTCTGGGAGGACGTGCGCGAAACCATCTGCAAGGCGCACGAGGTGGGCCTGCACGTCTCGCTCAACCTGCTCTACTTCCCGGGCGTCACCGACACCGAGGAAGAGCTGGAAGGGCTCATCAAGCTGGGCGAGGAGTGCCACTACGATTTCGTGCAACTCCGCAACCTGAACCTGGACCCGGAACTGTACCTCAAGCTCATGAAGCCGTTCGACTTCGGCCCCTGCATGGGCTTCATGAACTTCAAGAAGCGGCTCAAGAAGGCCCTGCCCTGGCTTGAGTACGGCTACTTCAACCCGTATCTCGGATAAGTCACAGGGGAGGCCATGGCCTCCCCTTTTCTTCCCCAGCCCCTTTTCCTGCGCCTTTTGGCGTGTACGGCGGCCAAACCGTAGCCATAATGAAGCAACATAGATTGAGAAAAATATCACAATCACGAACCGCCAATTCATGTTTTGGAACCCGACTCCACTTGTGAAAGTTATATTTTTCACAATCAAGGTCTTCACTACCCCCTTTCCGACACAGCTATTAGTGACTGCCCACTGTCGGCATGCAAACGATGATTCCCGGCCACAGAGGAAATATACCCAGGAGGACAAATCATGACTTACAAGGAAATGCAGGACGTGCTCATGAAGGAGCTGCGTCTGTATCACTACCCCGTCGCAGTCAAGTTTTTCTATGACCAGGCCGAGCTGGACGCCTTCCAGGCCGCAGCTCCCGAGATCCACACCCCGGTGAAGCCCATGACCTTCTGCCAGTGGGAAATCGCCGCGCGCATGCAGGGACAGATCGTCTTTTCCGACGTGAACGGCCTCGGCTGCGGCAACGCGAAATTCTGTTTCGGCTGGAAGGACCTGGACGAAAGCGAAATCAAGGGCCACCGCAAGTACACTCGCGACCAGGACCAGGCCGACCGCTTCGTGCGCACCAAGCCCCGCCTCAAGGAAGGGCTGCTGGGCGTGGTCACGGCCCCCCTGGGCGCCATCGACGGCCTGTTCGAGCCGGACACCGTCCATTTCTACTGCGACAACATGCAGGCCTACCACCTGGCCGTCGACTACATGGCCGCCACGGACACCCACCCCCTGCGTCCGAACATCACCATGAACTCCTCGGCCTGCGGCGGCAACGTCCATTCCTGGATGGACCAGGAATTCAACATGCTCCCGGCCTGCTCCGGCAGCTACAATGCGGGCAAGACCGAGCGCGGCGAGATCAACGTGATCATCCCGGGCAAGAAGTTCGGCGCCGTCATGGACAGACTCATGGACCGCATCAACGCCGCCAGCAGCTCCATCACCCGCCCCGGCGACGGATTCCCCGGCGCGGACATCTGCAAGAACTGTCCGCTCATCGTCTTCAAGAAAACCAAATAAGGGCCGGACGCCATCAGCGTCCCCCTCGGCAACAAATGAACGCCGCGTTCCCGGGAACGCGGCGTTTTTCCTGTTCTATCCGATCAACCACATCCTGCCGGCATCCCTCCATCTTTTTCGCACTGTCCTTCCTCGCCATTTATTTCCCGCCCAAAAATATCGTTTTAGGCGCAATCCTTGCTGGCTACCTACGGCGACTTATGTCCGGCAAATATTGCCGCCCTTTCAAACCTTCAACCCAAAGGAGAGCATGATGAGCATCTCTGCACTGGGCAGCTCAAGCACGGCCAGCACGTTCTTTCAGCTGCAGCAGAAGTCACGTTCCGGCAAAGGGGAAGGTCCAAGCTCAGACGACATCGCCGCATCGATCATCCAGAAGGACGATGCGGACGGCGACGGCCTGCTGAGTCTTGAGGAAACGCCTCTTGACGAGGAACGCTTCACCGCCATCGATACCGACGGCGACGGCTTCATCTCGGCGGAGGAACTGAGCGCCGACGCGCAGAAACGGCAGCAGGCCATGAACGAAATGTTCGGCCAGGTGAACATGAAGATGCAGGGCGTGGACCCCGCGGAAATGGCCGCCTCCATCGTCGAGCATGACGACACGGACGGCGACGGCGTGTTGAGTCTGAGCGAAACGCCCCTTGACGAGGAACGGTTCAATGCCATTGACGCGGACGGCGACGGCTTCATCACCACCGAGGAACTGAGCGCCGACATGGAGGAAAACATGGCCGAGGGCGCACCCGTCGTGGCCCAAGGTTCCGAACAGCTGGCGTCCGCAGCGTCCGGTGCCGCCTCCGAAAGCAGCGAGAGCGATGAGGACTACGACAAGTATGACCTGAACGAGGACGGCGTGGTCAGCATGGACGAACTGCTGCAGGCCTTCCGCAACGGCGACACCAGCCTGGGCCCCCTGCTTCAGGGAATGGGCAACGGCAGCCTCTCCGCCATGATGCAGCGCCAGGCCATGGAAGCCTATCAGCAGCAGATGCTGTAACTGAACCTCCACCTCCGGCTGGCAGGACTGCCTGCCCGGAATTCTAGGCCCATGTGGCCGCACTTTGCCAGACTGCACGCATCTCCCTCACGGAGGAGAGAGATGCCATTTTCCTTTCCCGCACCACGCCCACGGCCCGTTTCCGACCAAACAAAAAGGCCACGCCCGAAGGCATGACCTTGTTGTTCGATAATAAGGAGCCGACCCTAGCGAGAGGCTTCAAGCACCTGGAGGGAAACCTCCAGGTTCAGGTCGCCATGTTCCGAAAGCGCGGTCATGCCGTGCTTTTCCAGGGAGGCGATCACCGCGTCGAAGTGCTCCTCGGTGATGCCCAGGTCGGAAAGGCGGGTGCTCACGCCCAGGCTGTGGAAGAAGTCCTCGGTCCTGGCAATGGCCGCATCGATGCGCTCGTCGTCAGAGCCCTCGCGGATTCCCCAGACGCGCTCGGCGTATTGCAGGAGCTTTTCACGCTTCTGGCCCCTGCGCACGCGCCACATGCCCGGCAGCACCGCCGCCAGGGAGCGGCCGTGGTCCACCCCGTGCAGCGCGGTCAGCTCATGGCCGATCATGTGCACGGCCCAGTCCTGGGGGACGCCGGAACCGATCAGCCCGTTCAGGGCCATGGTGGCGCTCCAGACCAGGTTGGCGCGGGCGTCGTAATCCTGCGGATCGTCCTTGGTCCGGCGGCCCACCTCGATGAGCGTTTGCAAGATGCCTTCGGCGAACCGGTCCTGCAACCGCCCCTCCACCGGGAAGGTCACGTACTGCTCCACCACATGCACGAAGGTGTCCACGATGCCGTTGGCCACCTGGTTTTCAGGCAGGGTACAGGTCAGTTCCGGGTCCAGGATGGAGAACGTGGGGAACACCAGCGGACTCATGACCACCAGCTTGTCCTCGCCTTTGCTGATGACCGCGCCCATATTCATTTCCGACCCCGTGGCCGGAAGCGTGACCACGGTGCCCAGCGGAACGGCAGCCTGCGCGGGTACCCCGGCGAATCCGTAGGACAGGACCGCTTCCTCCCTGCCCTTGAATTCGTCGTTGGCCGACGCCAATGAAATGAACTTGGTGCCGTCCATGACCGAGCCGCCGCCCACGGCCAGGAGGAAGTCCACCTTTTCGGCGCGGACGATCTCCACGGCCTTCATGAGCGTGGCAAACTGGGGGTTGGGCTCGATGCCGCCGAACTCCAGCACGGTTCTGCCCGACCGGTCCAGTTCGGCCTTGACCCTGTCCAGCAGACCGGTTCGCCTGGCGCTGCCGCCGCCAAAGGTGATCAGCACGCGGGCGTCGGCCGGGACCAGGGTATCGAGTTCCCGGAGCTGGTCCTTGCCGAATACGATTCGGGTGGGGTTGTGAAAATTGAAATTGAACATATGCAACTCCTTGCGGTTGGTTCTGATTTTCGTGGGCCCACTATGGCGGAAGGCCGGGCCGCCATGAATACATGATTGCGCGGAAGGCTTGCCTAATCCTGCGAATATGCGGCCAGGGCTTTTCAGGGCAGGGAAATATGCTTAGGTAAACCTACGGATAAACAAAAACAGGTAAAGACCATGCTTGATACCCTTGTGAAGACCCTGGAGGGACTGGCCCCTACCCCCGGCTGCGCCAGCACTTTTCTCGACGACGTGATCCTGTTCCGGGCCGACTCCCCCTCTCCCCGGAAACCCCTCATCTATGACCAGTGCCTGTGCATCGCCGTGCAGGGCAAGAAAATCATCCACCTCTCGGAACGGTCCTTCACCTACGACCCCAGCCATTTCCTGGTGGTTCCCACCGTGGTGCCCATCGAGTGCGAAACCTTTGCCTCGCCCAAGAAGCCCTTCTTCGCCATCACCATCCTCATCGATTTCGCCACCGTCCAGGAGATCATCGGACAACTGGGAGATGCGTTCTCCGAGGCCAGCGCCTCCATGGCTCCCCAGCCCGGCGTGTACCTGGAGTCCCTCACCGACGACATCATCGAACCGCTCATCCGGCTGCTCAAAAGCCTGGGAACCGAAGGCGAGACAAAGGTGCTGGGCAAACAGATCCTGCGCGAAATCTACTACCGTGTGCTACTGGGAGGGCACGGGCATATCCTGGCCTCGGCCGCACGCGGAGAGACCGCCTACGCCCGCATCGCCACCTCGCTCAGAACCATCCACGAGAACTACGCCGAAACCCTGGACGTGCCCCAACTGGCCGAATCCGCCAACATGAGCGTGCGCTCCTTCCACGACCACTTCAAGGCCGTGACCCAGCACACGCCCGTGCAGTACCTCAAACGCATCCGCCTGGAAAAGGCGCGCCGGTTCATGGCCGGCCAGGGCCTTCAGGCAAGCGTCACCGCGCACATGGTGGGCTATGAAAGCTCCTCCCAATTCAGCAGGGAGTTCAAGCGCCACTTCGGCTATCCGCCCAGCGAGGCGCGTGCTCGCGACGACTCCCATACCTTTGCAAAAGTATAGGCAATACATGAAAAAACCGAATTGGCTACGGACATTTGACATTGCAACAGAAACCAATTAGAGTTCGAAACATGTCGAAGTTTGAGCAACCAGTGGATCCTCAGGAGCTGGAAGAAGCGGCCCGCATGTTCAAGGCGCTCTCCAACCCGCACCGCCTGCGCATTTTCAAGGAGCTATCCTCCTGCCTGGCCGGAAAGGTCATCAACGAGCCGCCCGAGGACATCCAGAACTGCCAGCGCAACTTCGCCGAGCACCTTGGTCTGGCGCCGTCCACTGTCTCCCACCACTTCAAGGAGCTCCGCAACGCCGGACTCATCCACATGAAACGCGAGGGCAAGAACGTGCTCTTCTGGGTGGATGAAAAGGCGGCCAAGGCCCTGCAGTCCCTTTTGGCGCTGTAATATATTTTTTAACCTTAAAGTTCGAAAGATTTCAAAGCCTAAACATCAAGGAGTCTACAATGAACGTCGTAACCATTCTGGGAAGTCCGAGGAAGAAGGGCAACTCCAGCTCCATCGCCAGGGCTTTTACCGAAACCGCGCAGGAACTGGGGGCGCAGACTCGTACCTATCATCTCAACAGCCTGGATTTCAGGGGCTGCCAGGGATGCTACGCCTGCAAGACGAAACAGGAAACCTGCATCCTCAAGGACGACCTCACGGAAGTGCTCCAGGCCATCCACGAGGCGGACGTGGTGGTCATGGCGTCGCCGGTCTACTACTGGGACGTCAGCGGCCAGTTCAAATCCTTTGTTGACCGCACCTATTCCTTTTTGCGGCCCGACTTCTTCAACCGCCCCGATCCCTGCCGCCTGCCCGCGGGCAAGAAGGGACTGCTCGTCCTCACCCAGGGAGCCGAGGCAAAGGAGCATCAGGACGTACCGCAAAAGTACGAACACTTCATGGAGTTTTATGGGATGACGGTCAGAAAGACCATTCGGGCCTCGGCCATCTACGAATCCGCCTCCGCCCAGGAAAGGGACTCCCATGTGCGGGAAGCCGAAGCACTGGCCCGGGAGTGGTGCGGCTAGTAGACGATTTCGAGGCCGTTGTCCTTGAAGTCCCGCAGGATGCGGGTCCAGATGTGGTTCTCGCTGTCCCGGCGGCGCTTGGGCCTGCACAGGTAGCGCAGGTTGAGCTTCACCCCGCCGTCGGCCACGCGGACATACACCTTGGGCGTGGTTTTCCTGTAGAACACGAATTCCGAGTCATCGTGCATTTCCGCGCTGGGCGGCGCGCCGTACTCGCCGTAGAAATCCTTCACGGCCACGGCGAGCAGCTCCTGGGCCCGTTCCCAGTCGGAATCCTTGTTCACCACCACGGAGATCTCATTCCAGATGTAGCCCACGCCCTTGGAATAGTTGGCCACGGGCGTGGTCAGCACCAAGCTGTTGGGAACGCGTACGGTCCGGCCCGTGCTCTGGTCCGCATCCACCCAGTTGCCCACTTCCACCAGGGTGAAGAAAAGCGGCCCCTTACGGGCCACGTCGCCCACGTAGTCGCCCACCTGGATACGGTCGCCGTGGGAAAACAGGTCGCGCCAGGCAATGACCCACATGGCCACGAAGTTGAGGATCAGTTCCTTGCAGACAATGGTCAGGGCTGCGGCCACCAGGCCCAGGTAGGTGACGAAGTTGGCAAAGCCGTCGAACCAGATCCGCACCACGGCAAAGGCCAGGATCAGATAGAACAGCATGGCCGTGACGCTGTGGGCGCTGTCCAGCAGACGGGCGTCGCTACGGCGGTGGATGAACTGAAGCACCAGCTTGCGGAGCAGCCACAGCAGAGCGAAAAG of Salidesulfovibrio onnuriiensis contains these proteins:
- a CDS encoding mechanosensitive ion channel family protein — protein: MTLKRYEKILEDVWHSLTTSSPEVALKLLSTAALFALLWLLRKLVLQFIHRRSDARLLDSAHSVTAMLFYLILAFAVVRIWFDGFANFVTYLGLVAAALTIVCKELILNFVAMWVIAWRDLFSHGDRIQVGDYVGDVARKGPLFFTLVEVGNWVDADQSTGRTVRVPNSLVLTTPVANYSKGVGYIWNEISVVVNKDSDWERAQELLAVAVKDFYGEYGAPPSAEMHDDSEFVFYRKTTPKVYVRVADGGVKLNLRYLCRPKRRRDSENHIWTRILRDFKDNGLEIVY
- a CDS encoding iron-containing alcohol dehydrogenase; its protein translation is MFNFNFHNPTRIVFGKDQLRELDTLVPADARVLITFGGGSARRTGLLDRVKAELDRSGRTVLEFGGIEPNPQFATLMKAVEIVRAEKVDFLLAVGGGSVMDGTKFISLASANDEFKGREEAVLSYGFAGVPAQAAVPLGTVVTLPATGSEMNMGAVISKGEDKLVVMSPLVFPTFSILDPELTCTLPENQVANGIVDTFVHVVEQYVTFPVEGRLQDRFAEGILQTLIEVGRRTKDDPQDYDARANLVWSATMALNGLIGSGVPQDWAVHMIGHELTALHGVDHGRSLAAVLPGMWRVRRGQKREKLLQYAERVWGIREGSDDERIDAAIARTEDFFHSLGVSTRLSDLGITEEHFDAVIASLEKHGMTALSEHGDLNLEVSLQVLEASR
- the rplM gene encoding 50S ribosomal protein L13, with translation MKTYSPTPEDVRQDWYVVDATDKVLGRLATEIANTLRGKNKPEYSHHIDMGDFVVVINADKIKVTGDKLNQKMYYKHTGFPGGIKSKSLGEMLEKKPELVITTAVKGMLPKNRLARKQIKKLKVYAGSEHPHASQQPKTLEF
- the rpsI gene encoding 30S ribosomal protein S9; its protein translation is MSDFNYGTGKRKNGIARTRLYAGSGQITINGRPYDEYFPRKTLQMIIQQPLKMTKTIDKLDVKVTCSGGGVAGQAQAVRHGIARALCEYDPELRSVLKKAGFLTRDARKKERKKYGLRGARASFQFSKR
- a CDS encoding AraC family transcriptional regulator — encoded protein: MLDTLVKTLEGLAPTPGCASTFLDDVILFRADSPSPRKPLIYDQCLCIAVQGKKIIHLSERSFTYDPSHFLVVPTVVPIECETFASPKKPFFAITILIDFATVQEIIGQLGDAFSEASASMAPQPGVYLESLTDDIIEPLIRLLKSLGTEGETKVLGKQILREIYYRVLLGGHGHILASAARGETAYARIATSLRTIHENYAETLDVPQLAESANMSVRSFHDHFKAVTQHTPVQYLKRIRLEKARRFMAGQGLQASVTAHMVGYESSSQFSREFKRHFGYPPSEARARDDSHTFAKV
- a CDS encoding flavodoxin family protein, encoding MNVVTILGSPRKKGNSSSIARAFTETAQELGAQTRTYHLNSLDFRGCQGCYACKTKQETCILKDDLTEVLQAIHEADVVVMASPVYYWDVSGQFKSFVDRTYSFLRPDFFNRPDPCRLPAGKKGLLVLTQGAEAKEHQDVPQKYEHFMEFYGMTVRKTIRASAIYESASAQERDSHVREAEALAREWCG
- a CDS encoding radical SAM protein, with the protein product MATKKKPQPRLLFSDEQGQIYDHPDLLLMVRRGSEFGLPRPDEIMPLPEESEFFMLPGRHAVGYNEKAGQVEVMEELAVAAFACPGHTVTGVSAYESDPDARPLPLLSYAAIGYAEGKFWVCAKKVDSDKRQVFKNISPDRIEAGAHQLMQEMPGNRLVNHLAGCALTHGCPAAKNLALGRFECPLPTARTCNARCVGCISEQPEDSGFPSPQCRISFTPSAREIVDIMRRHESRERRPIFSFGQGCEGEPLTEVELLVEAIKAYRHEGGTGTININTNGSRPPAMPALKIAGANSIRVSLNSARKEPYEAYYRPKGYVWEDVRETICKAHEVGLHVSLNLLYFPGVTDTEEELEGLIKLGEECHYDFVQLRNLNLDPELYLKLMKPFDFGPCMGFMNFKKRLKKALPWLEYGYFNPYLG
- a CDS encoding DUF169 domain-containing protein; translation: MTYKEMQDVLMKELRLYHYPVAVKFFYDQAELDAFQAAAPEIHTPVKPMTFCQWEIAARMQGQIVFSDVNGLGCGNAKFCFGWKDLDESEIKGHRKYTRDQDQADRFVRTKPRLKEGLLGVVTAPLGAIDGLFEPDTVHFYCDNMQAYHLAVDYMAATDTHPLRPNITMNSSACGGNVHSWMDQEFNMLPACSGSYNAGKTERGEINVIIPGKKFGAVMDRLMDRINAASSSITRPGDGFPGADICKNCPLIVFKKTK
- a CDS encoding ArsR/SmtB family transcription factor: MSKFEQPVDPQELEEAARMFKALSNPHRLRIFKELSSCLAGKVINEPPEDIQNCQRNFAEHLGLAPSTVSHHFKELRNAGLIHMKREGKNVLFWVDEKAAKALQSLLAL
- a CDS encoding acyltransferase family protein, translated to MGIIRLLLAVAVLHSHFPIHEDLMVVDGHEAVLAFFAISGFYMALILDQTYRSRGHFYLSRFLTLYPMYVFALLLSAGLFVSLGIHPMVASAKLHAVLVDPAGFAVMAWTSLCLVGQEFLFCLAPATGGGLGMVAHSHGALWSMALLPQAWSLSLELCFYALAPFLVRLRSRQLLCLVGASLCLKLVVIALGGNEVSILRRFFPLEFWLFGLGILAYRLHRRLPGRARFYDLLAFALLVCMVIVADEVPDAIEPFFLPGATLLTMPFIFRWFRRFSWDRLVGKISYPFYLVHFSVIAVFEANFEEPLGVGILLVSLALAVLVHCLFEPGVALLKKRIGGRWAAAPVRVVS
- a CDS encoding EF-hand domain-containing protein: MSISALGSSSTASTFFQLQQKSRSGKGEGPSSDDIAASIIQKDDADGDGLLSLEETPLDEERFTAIDTDGDGFISAEELSADAQKRQQAMNEMFGQVNMKMQGVDPAEMAASIVEHDDTDGDGVLSLSETPLDEERFNAIDADGDGFITTEELSADMEENMAEGAPVVAQGSEQLASAASGAASESSESDEDYDKYDLNEDGVVSMDELLQAFRNGDTSLGPLLQGMGNGSLSAMMQRQAMEAYQQQML